Proteins co-encoded in one Vibrio sp. SNU_ST1 genomic window:
- a CDS encoding HopJ type III effector protein: MELQTLLNTLADSPESVQFEDTIQVIEAHYDFAESEFRNGDVVNAAGQNNGSCKIFAFGLEQGLSPEQTLACFGQFYRNDVLGFPENTDHQNIRNFMTHGWSGIQFSQPALIAKSK; encoded by the coding sequence ATGGAACTGCAAACCTTATTGAATACTCTGGCTGATTCCCCAGAAAGCGTGCAATTTGAAGACACAATACAAGTGATAGAAGCTCATTATGATTTTGCTGAGAGTGAATTTCGTAATGGCGATGTAGTGAATGCCGCTGGGCAGAATAATGGTTCGTGTAAGATTTTTGCTTTTGGTTTAGAGCAAGGTCTATCTCCCGAGCAAACACTCGCTTGTTTTGGCCAATTTTATCGTAATGACGTATTAGGTTTTCCAGAGAACACTGACCATCAAAATATTCGTAACTTCATGACTCATGGTTGGAGCGGTATACAGTTCTCTCAGCCTGCGCTGATTGCAAAATCGAAGTAA
- a CDS encoding D-Ala-D-Ala carboxypeptidase family metallohydrolase codes for MYGSILITLALSTTQPYPEKFEKLYTEETEITYDDLVVDVHGYKVPTRSAFRGWMLLNHAQDQVKAIGQQLKDNGITRSMPLHLVLLQGTDWAMSNTTLFTLPNKKHVPKMINTLKYIQQYIEPEIGVVIPVSGERTDIYNQQAGGALRSKHLEFCALDLVPANDITRENLHVKLKKIHAEFGQKNNVGLGLYSGVRFHIDTCGFRQW; via the coding sequence ATGTACGGAAGTATTCTGATTACCTTGGCACTATCAACAACGCAACCTTACCCTGAAAAATTTGAGAAACTTTATACCGAAGAAACCGAAATCACTTATGACGACCTCGTGGTCGATGTTCATGGCTACAAGGTTCCCACGAGATCAGCATTTCGAGGTTGGATGCTCCTTAACCACGCCCAAGATCAAGTCAAGGCGATCGGACAGCAACTCAAAGATAACGGCATCACCCGAAGCATGCCTCTGCACTTAGTCTTGTTGCAAGGGACCGACTGGGCTATGAGCAACACCACTCTGTTTACCCTACCCAATAAAAAGCATGTGCCAAAAATGATTAATACCCTTAAGTATATTCAACAATATATTGAGCCTGAGATTGGCGTTGTTATTCCTGTGTCTGGAGAAAGAACCGATATCTACAATCAGCAAGCGGGTGGCGCACTGCGAAGTAAACACTTAGAGTTCTGCGCTTTAGACTTAGTGCCTGCTAATGATATTACTCGCGAAAACCTACACGTGAAGCTTAAAAAGATTCATGCGGAATTTGGGCAAAAGAATAACGTTGGACTGGGTTTGTATTCTGGTGTTCGATTCCACATCGATACTTGTGGATTCAGACAGTGGTAA
- the yegD gene encoding molecular chaperone, with protein sequence MFIGFDYGTANCSVAAMVDGEPSLLPLEGSNHYIPSTVFAPTRESVSEHLFRHLNIKPSDAIGEQVLRRAIALNREESIDLVPEDMAFGQAALDLYLEDPRDVYYVKSPKSFLGASGLHDVQVSFFEDLVCAMMANIKHQAEITTQEPIKQAVIGRPINFHGRGGEEANRQAEDILSRAAKRAGFLDIAFQFEPVAAGLDYESTLTENQTVLVVDIGGGTTDCSLLEMGPSWSGKANRTQSLLAHSGQRVGGNDLDIYLAFKQLMSPFGMGSKGISGIDMPLTQFWNPIAINNVEAQKNFYSRENLAALKLLRKEASEPQKLDRLMKVYQDTLGYSIVRRAEETKIALAESSQYRTAINVASELIEVDISVEQMIEAIETPKSKMIELVKEAIQQGQKKPDVIYMTGGSARSPILREAVQQAVPNVPIVSGNYFGSVTSGLARWAEICFK encoded by the coding sequence ATGTTTATTGGGTTTGATTATGGAACAGCGAACTGTTCTGTCGCGGCGATGGTTGATGGAGAACCAAGCCTGTTACCATTAGAAGGTAGCAACCATTATATTCCCTCAACGGTATTTGCACCTACTCGTGAGAGCGTTTCTGAGCACCTATTTCGCCATTTGAATATCAAACCGAGTGATGCGATTGGTGAGCAGGTGTTGCGACGTGCTATCGCTCTGAACCGGGAAGAGAGTATCGACCTAGTGCCAGAAGACATGGCATTTGGTCAGGCTGCATTGGACCTTTATTTGGAAGACCCGCGTGACGTTTATTACGTTAAGTCCCCTAAGTCTTTCCTTGGTGCCAGTGGATTGCATGATGTTCAGGTGAGTTTCTTCGAAGATTTAGTGTGTGCCATGATGGCGAATATCAAGCATCAAGCTGAAATCACGACTCAAGAGCCGATCAAACAAGCTGTTATTGGCCGACCAATTAACTTCCACGGTCGTGGTGGTGAAGAAGCAAACCGACAAGCCGAAGATATACTCTCACGTGCAGCCAAACGTGCAGGTTTCCTTGATATCGCTTTTCAGTTTGAACCTGTAGCAGCAGGCCTTGATTACGAAAGTACTCTGACTGAGAACCAAACGGTATTGGTTGTCGATATTGGTGGTGGTACCACCGATTGCTCATTGTTAGAAATGGGGCCAAGTTGGTCTGGTAAAGCGAACCGTACCCAAAGCTTGTTAGCACACAGTGGACAAAGGGTAGGGGGTAATGATCTTGATATTTACCTTGCCTTCAAACAATTGATGTCACCTTTCGGTATGGGTAGTAAAGGTATTTCGGGTATCGATATGCCGTTGACTCAATTCTGGAATCCAATAGCGATAAACAATGTTGAAGCTCAAAAAAACTTCTATTCAAGGGAAAACCTAGCGGCGTTAAAGTTACTTCGTAAAGAAGCTTCAGAGCCTCAAAAGTTAGACCGTTTAATGAAGGTCTATCAGGATACTTTAGGTTACAGCATTGTACGTCGGGCGGAAGAAACCAAGATTGCATTGGCAGAATCTTCCCAATATCGAACAGCAATCAATGTTGCATCAGAGCTGATTGAAGTGGATATCTCCGTTGAGCAGATGATTGAAGCGATTGAAACGCCAAAATCTAAGATGATTGAATTGGTCAAAGAAGCGATTCAACAAGGTCAGAAAAAGCCAGATGTCATCTACATGACGGGTGGTTCAGCCCGTTCTCCTATTCTTCGAGAAGCAGTACAACAAGCCGTACCGAATGTGCCAATTGTGAGTGGTAACTATTTTGGTTCCGTAACCTCAGGCCTAGCACGTTGGGCTGAGATTTGCTTCAAATAA
- a CDS encoding GIY-YIG nuclease family protein has product MSESDKSADWVVYLIRNRHNALYCGVTNNLERRFEQHQTGKGAKALKGKGPLKLVWSIGVGSKSEALKTEYAIKQLPKSRKEKLVSLKLIIEWKQDKIQYIPVS; this is encoded by the coding sequence ATGTCGGAATCTGATAAAAGTGCGGATTGGGTCGTGTATTTGATCCGCAATCGACACAATGCCCTTTATTGTGGAGTGACGAATAACTTAGAACGTCGATTCGAACAACATCAAACGGGCAAAGGTGCAAAAGCCTTAAAAGGTAAAGGCCCACTTAAGCTGGTTTGGAGTATTGGTGTTGGGTCAAAAAGTGAGGCGTTAAAGACCGAATACGCGATCAAACAATTACCTAAATCTCGTAAGGAAAAATTAGTATCACTCAAACTGATCATTGAGTGGAAACAGGACAAAATTCAGTATATTCCAGTATCGTAA
- a CDS encoding DUF1289 domain-containing protein translates to MKTPCRAACKNNGGMCSGCFRTIDEIIGWKGLSEDERTSVMDNLSGVSSTHQCPQCHEPAQCDISVGKETCWCFELEKRDTSNIPKAGACMCRKCLSALPIQ, encoded by the coding sequence ATGAAAACACCTTGCCGAGCGGCTTGTAAAAATAATGGCGGAATGTGCAGTGGCTGCTTTCGAACTATAGATGAAATTATAGGTTGGAAAGGCTTATCTGAAGACGAACGAACGTCGGTAATGGATAATCTTAGTGGGGTCAGTTCAACTCACCAATGTCCACAGTGTCATGAGCCAGCTCAATGCGATATTAGTGTGGGTAAAGAGACGTGTTGGTGCTTTGAGTTAGAGAAGCGTGATACTAGCAATATTCCAAAGGCTGGTGCTTGTATGTGCCGTAAATGCCTGTCTGCCTTGCCTATTCAGTAG
- a CDS encoding YceH family protein — MNTVLSPIEARIIGCLIEKEVTTPDHYPLTLNSLTTACNQKSNREPVLSLSESDVLDAVDGLIARRMVSDESSFNSRVNKYQHRFCNTEFGDLQFTEQERAIICCMLLRGAQTPGELRTRTGRLANFSDVKEVESILEKLAAREAGALVVKLPREAGKRESRYQHLLSGEVDIEAFATASVSAVSSSATSEKFEELESEVASLREEVAELKALVESLL, encoded by the coding sequence ATGAACACAGTACTTTCCCCAATTGAAGCGAGAATTATCGGTTGTTTGATCGAGAAAGAAGTGACTACTCCAGATCATTACCCACTGACACTGAATAGCTTAACAACGGCTTGTAATCAAAAGAGTAACCGTGAGCCTGTGCTCTCTCTGTCTGAGTCAGACGTTTTAGATGCGGTTGATGGTCTGATAGCTCGTCGTATGGTGAGTGATGAGAGCAGCTTTAATAGCCGTGTTAATAAGTATCAGCATCGTTTCTGCAATACTGAATTTGGTGATTTGCAATTTACAGAGCAAGAGCGTGCAATCATCTGCTGCATGCTGCTTCGTGGGGCTCAAACCCCGGGTGAGCTTCGTACTCGAACGGGTCGTCTTGCAAACTTTAGTGATGTGAAAGAGGTTGAATCAATACTCGAAAAACTCGCAGCAAGAGAAGCGGGTGCATTAGTCGTGAAGTTACCACGAGAAGCGGGTAAACGAGAATCACGCTACCAACACTTACTGAGCGGCGAAGTAGACATTGAAGCGTTTGCGACGGCATCGGTAAGCGCTGTTTCATCATCTGCAACTAGTGAAAAGTTTGAAGAACTTGAATCAGAAGTCGCGAGCCTACGTGAAGAGGTGGCAGAGCTTAAGGCTCTGGTTGAATCACTGCTTTAA
- a CDS encoding DUF496 family protein, giving the protein MSSVFEIVNQARRKNKLKRELLDNEKKVRDNRKRVDLLDNLLDYIKPEMTHDEILGIIKNMKADYEDRVDDHIIKSAEISKARRDISRRIRELTEEDKQTQGKK; this is encoded by the coding sequence ATGAGCAGCGTATTTGAAATTGTTAACCAAGCACGACGTAAGAACAAACTTAAGCGTGAACTTTTAGACAACGAAAAGAAAGTTCGCGACAACCGCAAGCGTGTCGACCTTCTTGATAACCTACTTGATTACATCAAGCCAGAGATGACTCACGACGAGATCCTAGGCATTATCAAAAACATGAAAGCTGACTACGAAGACCGCGTTGATGATCACATCATCAAGAGTGCAGAGATCTCTAAAGCTCGTCGCGACATCAGCCGCCGCATTCGTGAGCTAACAGAAGAAGACAAGCAAACTCAAGGTAAGAAATAA
- a CDS encoding ATP-binding protein, with protein MFGFTVNEVLKNDKKMNHLEATRIKVEALQSFNAVSSGAYQWLVLSIDSPEKGPLFLKLQAEVDRLAHYEIQLQQFDNSWTVEPQLIELKSVLEKIARVNTSIDSDASQITVSNAQQTERAFDLLKGVLMDLSEYRANIVDEKISQTDAMFINLTHYVFWTQREAWLSYRLYRSPELIDQYLLSYVGALERQQQLLETFLRSDSHSLEISKLLNMFSQDEFQDRFTARLLKGDFSIPEIYEHVENLERKKLAISKAVGAYTDQLKFDLTKNIALQKRQTAVMTLLILVVSGALLWLGVATSLRLNRNLSIILKGVSECADSYGKPKVIHIQGNDELAEFTETLNRVMERNHHHNKELIIAKEDAISANKAKSAFLANMSHEIRTPLNGIIGMAEILSQSQLSANQQEVLEDIESSSHSLLVLLNDILDLSKIESGNLMLSPHNADLREAVYDSVSVILSKAISKDIELDINIDAQTPTQLFFDEYRVRQVLTNLLSNAIKFTSKGTITTDIAYTPMSLGRGKLECSVSDTGVGIEPEKLESIFEPFTQEDGSITRQFGGTGLGLAICRQLVDLMGGYITARSVKGGGSTFTFCLYVDTVEAHAQTFDNLSRATIISNSFNYLDQLVKECERLNVRPNVVSSISELGESLKESDLVLYCHTLHHSMDKDLATLKALYPLTRVIVCQHHLFKTNLITETVHSTHTLPFLGRRFLNSLRSLDDGEVQAPTVEVKDEEVRSLNRRILIVEDNLMNQKIASFFLEQAGYEYLIASNGQEAVDVITQGAQFDAILMDCMMPVMDGITATRVIREWETDQQAPPLPIIALTASVLEEDIKNCFEAGMNAYLPKPYKSHQLYDLFSSLDIV; from the coding sequence ATGTTTGGGTTTACAGTCAATGAAGTGCTCAAGAACGATAAGAAGATGAATCACCTTGAAGCAACGCGAATTAAGGTGGAAGCACTTCAATCTTTTAATGCTGTTTCAAGTGGTGCTTATCAATGGTTAGTGCTGTCTATAGACTCCCCAGAGAAAGGTCCGTTATTTTTAAAGCTACAAGCGGAAGTGGATAGGCTTGCTCATTACGAAATACAACTTCAACAGTTCGACAACAGTTGGACTGTCGAGCCGCAGTTGATTGAGTTAAAGAGTGTGTTAGAGAAGATCGCGCGGGTAAACACTAGTATTGATAGCGACGCATCACAGATTACTGTCAGCAACGCACAGCAAACGGAACGTGCCTTTGACCTGTTGAAAGGCGTGTTAATGGATCTGTCTGAATATCGTGCCAATATAGTGGACGAAAAGATCAGCCAAACAGATGCGATGTTCATCAATCTTACTCACTACGTGTTCTGGACTCAGCGAGAAGCGTGGTTGAGTTACCGCTTGTATCGTTCTCCAGAGCTGATTGATCAATATTTATTGAGCTATGTTGGAGCTTTAGAAAGGCAACAACAGCTGTTAGAGACGTTTTTACGATCAGACAGCCACTCGCTAGAAATTAGCAAACTGTTAAACATGTTCTCCCAAGATGAATTTCAAGACCGTTTTACTGCTCGGCTTCTCAAAGGTGACTTCTCGATACCTGAAATATATGAACATGTGGAAAATTTAGAGCGAAAGAAGCTGGCGATCTCAAAGGCGGTTGGTGCTTATACCGATCAATTAAAGTTTGATTTGACAAAAAATATAGCGCTACAGAAAAGGCAAACGGCGGTTATGACATTGCTTATCCTTGTTGTTTCAGGTGCTTTGTTATGGCTTGGTGTCGCGACATCTTTGCGCTTAAATAGAAACTTATCGATTATTTTGAAAGGGGTGTCTGAATGCGCGGATAGTTACGGCAAGCCTAAGGTGATTCATATTCAAGGTAACGATGAACTTGCCGAGTTCACTGAAACCCTCAATCGAGTGATGGAACGTAACCATCATCACAACAAAGAGCTGATAATAGCAAAAGAAGATGCGATTTCTGCGAATAAAGCCAAGAGTGCATTTTTAGCGAACATGTCCCATGAAATACGTACGCCGCTTAACGGAATTATCGGTATGGCGGAAATTTTATCTCAGAGCCAACTGAGCGCTAACCAACAAGAGGTACTTGAGGATATCGAGTCGTCTTCACATTCGCTGTTGGTGTTGCTCAATGACATTCTCGATCTTTCTAAGATAGAGTCGGGTAACTTAATGTTGTCGCCGCATAATGCCGATTTGCGAGAAGCGGTTTACGACTCTGTGAGTGTAATTTTGTCGAAAGCGATCAGTAAAGACATTGAACTTGATATCAACATTGATGCTCAAACCCCAACACAGTTGTTTTTCGATGAGTATCGTGTTCGACAAGTGCTAACCAATTTGCTGTCTAATGCCATTAAATTTACCTCAAAAGGCACGATTACAACGGATATTGCTTATACACCGATGTCTTTGGGGCGAGGTAAGCTTGAATGCAGTGTGTCTGATACCGGGGTTGGGATTGAGCCAGAGAAGCTAGAGTCCATTTTTGAACCTTTCACTCAAGAAGATGGCAGTATTACACGCCAATTCGGCGGTACAGGGCTAGGGCTTGCGATTTGTCGGCAGCTTGTTGACTTGATGGGCGGCTATATTACCGCGCGCTCAGTGAAAGGAGGAGGCTCTACATTTACCTTTTGTTTGTACGTAGACACGGTCGAGGCTCACGCTCAAACGTTCGATAACCTAAGCCGTGCGACTATTATCTCGAATTCTTTCAATTACCTCGATCAATTGGTCAAAGAGTGCGAGCGCTTAAATGTTCGACCTAATGTTGTGTCATCCATTTCGGAGCTTGGTGAGAGCCTGAAAGAAAGTGACTTGGTACTTTATTGTCACACGCTGCATCACTCCATGGATAAAGATCTTGCGACGCTGAAGGCGTTGTATCCGCTGACTCGCGTTATCGTGTGTCAGCATCACCTATTTAAAACCAATCTAATCACAGAAACGGTTCACTCGACTCATACATTACCATTTTTGGGCAGACGCTTTTTAAACAGCCTACGATCGCTTGATGACGGTGAAGTACAAGCACCGACTGTGGAAGTAAAAGATGAAGAAGTTCGTTCTCTGAATCGACGTATTCTTATTGTTGAAGATAACCTGATGAATCAGAAGATAGCTAGCTTTTTCCTTGAGCAAGCGGGCTATGAATATTTGATTGCCAGCAATGGCCAAGAAGCGGTAGATGTCATCACTCAGGGTGCTCAGTTTGATGCCATTTTAATGGACTGCATGATGCCAGTTATGGATGGTATAACGGCGACTCGTGTGATTCGAGAGTGGGAGACAGATCAACAAGCCCCACCACTCCCCATTATTGCTTTAACTGCTAGTGTCTTAGAAGAGGACATCAAAAATTGCTTTGAAGCAGGCATGAACGCCTACTTGCCGAAACCTTATAAATCCCACCAACTGTATGATCTTTTCAGTAGCCTTGATATTGTCTAA
- a CDS encoding substrate-binding domain-containing protein, with protein MKRLLILLGVAVFSASALSHGTHVLNGYWEYQDYLTKFPEQKALTDKMVEAVQNPPVPLRQVQDEPITISVVYPGQQISDYWVRNIQAFEKRLDKLRINYQINQVFTRDNANPSQQSISLQEAIENKTDYLIFTLETTRHRKFIEHVLSSTDTKLILQNITTPVRAWADRQPFMYVGFDHMTGSLKLADYFKQVSEPDSKYSVLYRSEGYISDARGDTFIHDVNSDTNFALKSSFYTKSSKESGYQAAKISLANDKDLNFIYACSTDVALGAAEAIRESGRDVLVNGWGGGSAELEAIARGDLDVTVMRMNDDTGIAMAEAIKWDLTGLEVPTVYSGEFEIVTKDDSPDRILELKQRAFRYSDQ; from the coding sequence ATGAAACGTTTACTTATATTATTAGGAGTTGCCGTGTTTTCTGCGTCTGCTCTCTCCCACGGTACTCACGTCTTGAATGGCTATTGGGAATATCAGGATTACCTCACTAAATTTCCAGAGCAAAAAGCATTGACCGATAAAATGGTTGAAGCTGTGCAAAATCCCCCTGTGCCATTGAGGCAAGTTCAGGATGAACCTATCACGATTTCAGTTGTGTACCCGGGGCAACAGATCTCTGATTATTGGGTTCGTAATATCCAAGCCTTTGAGAAACGCCTAGATAAATTGAGGATTAATTATCAAATAAATCAGGTTTTTACTCGTGATAATGCCAACCCCTCTCAGCAGAGTATCTCTTTGCAAGAAGCGATTGAAAATAAAACGGATTATTTGATTTTTACGTTAGAGACGACGCGACACCGTAAGTTTATTGAGCATGTGTTGAGCTCAACGGACACCAAATTGATTTTGCAAAATATTACCACGCCAGTACGCGCATGGGCAGATAGGCAGCCGTTCATGTACGTGGGTTTCGACCATATGACAGGTAGCTTAAAGCTGGCGGATTATTTCAAACAAGTGAGTGAACCGGACAGCAAGTATTCTGTGTTATATCGTTCTGAAGGTTATATTAGTGATGCTCGTGGAGATACCTTTATCCATGATGTGAATTCTGATACCAACTTTGCTCTTAAGTCGTCGTTTTACACTAAATCAAGTAAAGAGAGCGGTTACCAAGCAGCTAAAATCAGCCTAGCTAACGATAAGGATCTAAACTTTATTTATGCATGCTCAACGGATGTTGCTCTGGGCGCAGCAGAAGCTATTCGAGAATCTGGTCGAGATGTCTTAGTTAATGGCTGGGGAGGCGGCTCTGCAGAGTTGGAAGCTATAGCAAGGGGCGACTTAGATGTTACGGTCATGCGCATGAATGATGATACGGGTATTGCGATGGCAGAGGCAATTAAATGGGATCTTACAGGGTTGGAAGTTCCTACCGTTTATTCAGGTGAGTTTGAAATTGTGACTAAAGATGATTCTCCAGACCGTATTTTAGAACTTAAGCAGCGAGCATTTAGGTACTCAGACCAATAA
- the luxQ gene encoding quorum-sensing autoinducer 2 sensor kinase/phosphatase LuxQ has translation MKKSYAITPKNTLAKLITRIIILVIGVMALGVLIHNYETSSRIVKQETNRTVKQTSSLIQNMFDYRLSVLQIHQDSSSHSETLREYFDTNNEEALSYFFYGVDQREPDHAPDLRFVSTYNGLAWEDGNGQFYGLDESSLKHISDQVAFSSNWHFIQLTTDIGKRHLLARRTPIVDNKTGEVLGQLYVAIVLDNNFSLAESIQQGSNCENIVIEAHGTPVTSTFSGDESYTIKDVLSYEMYEQLPRHFVTIATIKINAVETPLTIRAIQKNTNLIALEDNYERTIIVMIVVIIIMSFLARAWIQRRVAAELDKLMEFTRSASGNEEFSKFDGSNIFEFHHIGCTLEDTFELLSEQHQKFQDLFNFAHSPILVWSEKGDLIQMNPAARMALFDEDDNYGAMAREFELRMLPNIQMVVQGSKLTGINVPIGEKVFRWNMSAIRVEHGISGVVVQGQDITKLIEAERQADRAREEAEHLASVRADFLAKMSHEIRTPLNGILGVSQLLKRSIHSEDNRDQVDVLCHSAEHLLAVLNDILDFSKIEQGQFNIQKKDFLLGELVNTLDSIYRPLCEDKSVEFTIVNHLVDDIKINTDQVRLNQIMFNLLSNALKFTHQGSISVSFEIESILNTDYASLIVRVKDSGIGIDESKIDAIFEPFVQAEETTTREYGGSGLGLTIVKNLVDMLEGDIQVRSVKDQGSEFIIEIPVELHTKPLFVDVKKQAHIEPEALFSRSLKVLLVEDNHTNAFIAQAFCKKYGMVVTWAKGGLEAIELAKNTVYDLILMDNQLPNLGGIETTQQLREQIGVTAPIYACTADAQESTRDKFMAAGANYVIVKPIKEASLHKAFIHFKQLYWNDSEH, from the coding sequence ATGAAAAAAAGCTACGCCATTACACCAAAGAACACTTTAGCCAAATTAATTACGCGTATCATTATTTTAGTGATTGGCGTGATGGCGCTTGGCGTGCTTATTCATAACTACGAAACAAGCAGTAGGATTGTTAAGCAAGAGACGAATAGAACGGTTAAGCAAACTTCTAGCTTGATCCAAAACATGTTCGATTATCGATTGTCAGTGCTACAAATCCATCAAGACAGTAGCTCACACAGTGAAACTTTAAGGGAGTATTTTGATACCAACAATGAAGAGGCTCTGAGCTACTTTTTTTATGGTGTTGACCAACGTGAGCCTGATCATGCTCCTGATTTGCGTTTTGTTTCTACTTATAACGGTTTAGCTTGGGAAGATGGCAATGGGCAGTTTTATGGTTTGGATGAATCTAGTTTAAAACATATATCTGATCAGGTCGCTTTTAGCAGTAACTGGCACTTCATTCAGCTGACTACGGATATCGGTAAGCGTCATTTGTTGGCTCGGCGAACCCCTATTGTTGATAACAAAACCGGTGAAGTTCTAGGGCAGCTTTATGTTGCTATTGTGCTCGACAACAATTTTTCATTGGCTGAATCTATCCAGCAAGGCAGCAATTGCGAAAATATCGTCATTGAAGCGCATGGTACTCCGGTGACATCGACATTCAGTGGCGATGAAAGTTATACAATAAAAGACGTCCTCAGCTATGAAATGTACGAGCAGCTACCTCGTCATTTCGTCACCATTGCAACCATTAAGATCAATGCTGTTGAAACTCCTCTAACCATTCGCGCGATCCAGAAAAACACTAATCTCATTGCACTCGAAGACAATTATGAACGTACCATCATTGTTATGATTGTGGTGATCATCATCATGTCTTTCCTTGCGCGAGCTTGGATTCAAAGAAGAGTCGCGGCAGAACTTGATAAGTTAATGGAATTCACTCGCTCTGCAAGTGGCAATGAAGAGTTCAGCAAGTTTGATGGTTCAAATATTTTCGAATTTCACCACATTGGCTGCACGTTGGAAGATACTTTTGAGCTCTTATCTGAGCAACACCAAAAATTTCAAGATCTGTTTAATTTTGCGCATTCGCCAATTTTGGTTTGGTCCGAAAAAGGTGACTTAATTCAGATGAACCCAGCGGCTCGTATGGCGCTATTTGATGAAGATGATAACTATGGTGCAATGGCTCGAGAGTTTGAGCTCCGTATGTTGCCGAATATCCAGATGGTGGTTCAAGGCTCTAAACTAACGGGCATTAACGTGCCAATCGGCGAGAAGGTTTTTCGTTGGAACATGTCTGCAATCCGTGTTGAACACGGCATTAGCGGTGTGGTGGTGCAAGGTCAAGATATTACTAAACTTATAGAAGCAGAAAGACAGGCAGATCGAGCGCGTGAAGAGGCAGAGCATCTTGCCAGTGTGCGTGCAGACTTCCTCGCTAAAATGAGTCACGAAATTCGTACGCCACTGAATGGTATTCTCGGTGTCTCTCAGTTGCTTAAACGTTCAATACACAGTGAAGATAACCGTGATCAGGTTGATGTACTTTGTCATAGTGCAGAACATCTACTGGCGGTACTAAACGATATTTTGGACTTTTCTAAGATAGAGCAGGGACAATTCAATATTCAGAAGAAAGATTTCCTTCTAGGAGAGTTGGTTAATACCTTAGATAGCATCTATCGCCCACTTTGTGAGGATAAATCCGTCGAGTTTACCATTGTGAATCACTTGGTTGATGACATCAAAATAAACACCGACCAGGTTCGCTTGAACCAGATCATGTTTAATTTACTGAGCAACGCCCTTAAGTTCACTCATCAAGGCAGTATTTCCGTCAGTTTTGAAATCGAAAGTATCTTGAATACTGATTACGCTAGCTTGATTGTTCGAGTAAAAGACAGTGGCATAGGTATTGATGAGAGTAAGATCGATGCTATTTTTGAACCTTTTGTTCAAGCAGAAGAAACGACGACTCGGGAGTATGGCGGTTCAGGACTTGGGCTTACGATTGTAAAGAATCTTGTCGATATGCTGGAGGGAGACATTCAAGTCCGAAGCGTTAAAGATCAGGGGTCTGAGTTCATTATAGAAATTCCAGTGGAGTTACACACCAAGCCTCTGTTTGTCGACGTTAAGAAACAAGCCCACATCGAGCCTGAGGCGTTGTTTAGTCGTTCGTTGAAAGTGCTGCTAGTGGAAGATAATCACACCAACGCCTTTATCGCACAGGCATTTTGCAAAAAGTATGGGATGGTGGTTACTTGGGCAAAAGGTGGCTTGGAAGCGATAGAGCTAGCAAAAAACACGGTTTACGATCTTATCTTAATGGATAATCAACTCCCTAATCTTGGTGGGATTGAAACCACTCAGCAACTAAGAGAGCAAATTGGCGTAACAGCTCCGATTTATGCGTGTACTGCTGATGCTCAAGAGTCAACAAGAGACAAATTCATGGCCGCTGGAGCAAATTACGTGATCGTAAAACCGATTAAGGAAGCGTCGTTGCACAAAGCTTTTATCCATTTCAAACAACTGTACTGGAATGATAGTGAGCACTAA